From a single Streptomyces sp. NBC_00237 genomic region:
- a CDS encoding non-ribosomal peptide synthetase/MFS transporter produces the protein MTDIQDLPTDWSAAKRALLNQRLTGTSAPTRTVAPRPDGSAPPLSSSQERLWFMDQLAPGSTAYTLAPARRLRGPFDRAALDAALTDLVARHESLRMTFPITEAGTAEVRVAAPAPFAARHLDAGSALDPQAHAAAALGALIAEPFNLRTGPLLRVLAVRIAEDDHVLALVMHHIISDGWSIDLLHRELDLRYAHHAHGTPGELPLLPVQFGDYAHWQRERLESGKLAASRAHWRAELDGVPALDLPTDRPRPPVLTFEGAATEFRWSPELARQVGEAARAHGASPYMVLMAAFQALLGRHAGQRDFAVGSAVAGRLHRELEGVVGAFVNMLPIRARLSADLTFGRLVGRVRETTLDAYAHQEVPFEQMVKDLAVERDVSRAAVFQTTFAFQNYGDRAPAPDSALTSEGFGYEATTTHADLALYMREEADGGLYGLLTHRTDLFDADTAQRLVERFELLTSAGTADPTLSVDRLPLLTAAERTAVLETWAVGPPLEDDGPGTLTRALSRTAARTPGAPVLVLGDRTLTYGELDRRANAMARRLRALGVGPDDRVAVCLEQSAELAIALVAVLKAGGGYLPLDPEQPPARLARLVADAGARVLITDTVLRPRFGDHAAADLLTDDTGDAAQWSEAPLKEVSGPDHLAYVIYTSGSTGAPKGVAVQHRQVLHYLAGAGDRLRIEPGSSFGLLQSLSFDFSVTMLYLALTTGGRVHLLPRRIAGVELAAEIERARIDYLKMTPSHLAALTADAPLEQLLPRRALVLGGEASSWSWAAGIAALGRCAVFNHYGPTEATVGITVHEVTADGVSAQGHTPIGSPLAGGRGYVLDEARRPVPPGVTGELYVGGDRLARGYLGRPDLTAERFLPDPYAAGADPYSPAERGRPSTAGGPRMYRTGDLARWRTDGTLEYLGRADDQIKVRGHRVEPGEIEAALTALPGITQTVVLARGEGVRQNLVAYLEHPGGGEPPAAAELRSVLGEVLPQYMVPARYVVLERLPLLAHGKVDRKALPEPADAPTAGLRVAPEGETEQVIAALWADLLDVAEVGALDDFFALGGHSLLATQVVARLRRAFPHLATPVGVMDLFTYPTVRRLAALVAAPEGERGPQRLLHRLTPERRPVAGSVVCAPYGGGSALIYKPLAEAMPSDWALHSIAVPGHELGEEAMDIDEVARLCAEEILTTVTGPLVLYGHCGVGVRLTIEIARRVEAAGREIDAVHLGGIFPFARPKGRGAALAERFAELAARLRSDQGMINALASAGLDVDEVDEDQLRLIVRNRRVGTKDAERYFGELYESEGGALSAPVIAVCGDRDPATEFYQERFREWHRLTGTAAVVVLDEAGHFYLKYRARELADIVTGVHRSVAAGQEARHERTADATWWLAGVSRDGVRTDPDPRAEPVRPTKPEASVRLTKPEASVRPGKPEAAERAGASRKGRARRPVRPTMGRFLAVATGQQLSMIGSALTEFALPVWIYLQTGSLFQLGLLAAFGLVPGIVVAPLAGAVVDRGDRRTVMLWGDVAAGLTQAALLVLYLSGSLEIWHCYVMISVLSTALAFQRVAWGSAVPQLVPKRFLGRANGVVQMALGLAQFLVPLIAVGILHVIGLGGILVFDVVSYLIATGVTLALRFPDVMAATRRESVGAEIRAGFQRALGSRHFRAMLFWFAVLNIFLSPLFLLVTPLVLSFSTTAAAGWVATAAGLGAVLGGLTLLVWGGPRRMRLRGVLFAALGLASACVVTGLRPSVAVVAAGAFGMTYGLALLNGIYATVVQTKVPMRFHGRVIAVNTMVAWSTLPVGFALVAPSGPGLLQPLMDEGGALASSVGALIGTGDGRGIGLLYLVFGLAMAALVLISFCIPVLARFDREVPDADSDDLIGLETLRSRVNSGRVNSERTS, from the coding sequence ATGACGGATATCCAGGACCTGCCGACCGACTGGTCCGCAGCGAAACGTGCCCTGCTCAACCAGCGGCTGACCGGCACCTCGGCCCCCACCCGGACAGTGGCCCCGCGCCCGGACGGCAGCGCACCCCCGCTCTCCAGCAGCCAGGAACGGCTCTGGTTCATGGACCAGTTGGCCCCCGGCTCCACCGCCTACACGCTGGCTCCGGCCCGCAGGCTCCGGGGCCCCTTCGACCGCGCCGCACTGGACGCGGCACTGACCGACCTCGTGGCCCGGCACGAGAGCCTGCGGATGACCTTCCCCATTACCGAGGCCGGTACCGCCGAGGTCCGGGTCGCCGCGCCAGCGCCGTTCGCCGCCCGGCACCTGGACGCCGGGTCGGCCCTCGATCCGCAGGCGCACGCCGCCGCCGCACTCGGCGCGCTGATCGCCGAACCCTTCAACCTCCGGACCGGCCCGCTGCTGCGCGTCCTGGCGGTCCGGATCGCCGAGGACGACCACGTACTCGCCCTGGTGATGCACCACATCATCAGCGACGGCTGGTCGATCGACCTCCTGCACCGCGAACTCGACCTCCGCTACGCCCACCACGCCCACGGCACACCGGGTGAACTCCCGCTGCTGCCCGTACAGTTCGGCGACTACGCGCACTGGCAGCGCGAGCGGCTGGAGAGCGGGAAGCTCGCTGCCTCGCGTGCGCACTGGCGGGCCGAACTCGACGGCGTACCCGCCCTGGACCTGCCCACCGACCGGCCCCGCCCGCCGGTGCTCACCTTCGAAGGAGCGGCGACCGAGTTCCGCTGGAGCCCCGAGCTCGCCCGTCAGGTCGGCGAGGCGGCGCGGGCCCACGGCGCCTCCCCGTACATGGTGCTGATGGCCGCCTTCCAGGCGCTCCTCGGCCGCCACGCCGGACAGCGCGACTTCGCCGTCGGCTCCGCCGTCGCGGGACGACTGCACCGCGAACTCGAAGGTGTGGTCGGCGCGTTCGTCAATATGCTGCCGATACGGGCCCGGCTCTCGGCCGATCTCACCTTCGGCCGACTGGTCGGCAGGGTCCGCGAGACCACCCTCGACGCGTACGCGCACCAGGAGGTGCCGTTCGAGCAGATGGTCAAGGACCTCGCGGTGGAACGCGACGTCAGCCGCGCCGCCGTCTTCCAGACGACCTTCGCCTTCCAGAACTACGGCGACCGCGCCCCGGCCCCGGACTCGGCCCTGACGTCGGAGGGATTCGGCTACGAGGCGACCACCACCCATGCCGACCTCGCCCTCTACATGCGCGAGGAAGCCGACGGCGGCCTCTACGGACTGCTCACCCACCGCACCGACCTCTTCGACGCCGACACCGCCCAGCGACTCGTCGAGCGGTTCGAGCTGCTGACCTCGGCGGGCACCGCCGACCCGACCCTCTCCGTCGACCGGCTCCCGCTGCTCACCGCCGCCGAGCGGACGGCCGTACTGGAGACCTGGGCCGTCGGCCCCCCGCTGGAGGACGACGGGCCCGGCACACTCACCCGGGCCCTTTCCCGCACGGCGGCCCGGACACCCGGGGCACCGGTGCTGGTCCTGGGGGACCGTACGCTCACCTACGGCGAACTCGACCGCCGGGCGAACGCCATGGCCCGCCGCCTCCGGGCGCTGGGCGTGGGCCCCGACGACAGGGTGGCCGTCTGTCTGGAACAGTCGGCCGAGCTGGCGATCGCCCTGGTGGCCGTCCTCAAGGCCGGGGGCGGGTACCTGCCGCTCGACCCCGAACAGCCGCCCGCGCGGCTCGCCCGTCTGGTCGCGGACGCCGGGGCCCGGGTACTGATCACGGACACGGTGCTGCGCCCCCGGTTCGGCGACCACGCGGCGGCCGACCTGCTCACCGACGACACCGGCGACGCCGCGCAGTGGAGCGAGGCTCCCCTGAAGGAGGTCTCCGGCCCTGACCATCTCGCGTACGTGATCTACACGTCGGGTTCCACCGGTGCCCCCAAGGGCGTCGCGGTGCAGCACCGCCAGGTTCTCCACTACCTCGCGGGGGCGGGCGACCGGCTGCGGATCGAGCCCGGGTCGTCCTTCGGACTGTTGCAGTCGCTCTCCTTCGACTTCAGCGTGACGATGCTCTACCTGGCGCTGACGACCGGCGGGAGGGTGCACCTGCTGCCGCGCCGGATCGCGGGCGTGGAACTCGCGGCGGAGATCGAACGGGCGCGCATCGACTACCTCAAGATGACGCCCTCCCACCTCGCCGCGCTGACCGCCGACGCACCGCTCGAACAACTGCTGCCGCGCCGCGCGCTGGTCCTCGGCGGGGAGGCGAGCAGCTGGTCCTGGGCGGCCGGGATCGCCGCCCTGGGCCGGTGCGCGGTGTTCAACCACTACGGACCGACCGAGGCGACGGTGGGCATCACCGTCCACGAGGTCACCGCCGACGGCGTGAGCGCGCAGGGCCACACCCCGATCGGCAGCCCGCTGGCCGGTGGGCGCGGCTACGTGCTCGACGAGGCCCGCAGGCCCGTACCACCGGGCGTCACCGGCGAGTTGTACGTGGGCGGGGACCGGCTGGCCCGAGGCTACCTGGGGCGGCCCGACCTGACCGCCGAGCGGTTCCTGCCCGATCCGTACGCCGCCGGAGCCGATCCGTACTCCCCTGCGGAGAGGGGGCGGCCGAGCACCGCCGGCGGCCCGCGCATGTACCGCACCGGTGACCTCGCGCGCTGGCGCACCGACGGGACCCTGGAGTACCTCGGCCGCGCCGACGACCAGATCAAGGTCCGCGGCCACCGGGTCGAGCCCGGCGAGATCGAGGCCGCTCTGACCGCGCTGCCCGGCATCACCCAGACGGTGGTCCTGGCCCGGGGCGAGGGCGTCAGGCAGAACCTCGTCGCCTATCTGGAGCACCCGGGCGGCGGCGAACCGCCCGCAGCCGCGGAACTGCGGTCCGTCCTGGGCGAGGTCCTGCCGCAGTACATGGTTCCCGCCCGGTACGTCGTCCTGGAGCGGCTGCCGCTCCTCGCCCACGGCAAGGTCGACCGCAAGGCACTGCCCGAGCCCGCCGACGCACCGACCGCTGGCCTTCGCGTGGCCCCCGAGGGCGAGACCGAGCAGGTGATCGCCGCCCTGTGGGCGGACCTGCTGGACGTGGCGGAGGTCGGCGCGCTGGACGACTTCTTCGCCCTCGGCGGCCACTCCCTGCTCGCCACCCAGGTGGTGGCCAGGCTGCGGCGGGCCTTCCCCCACCTGGCCACGCCGGTCGGCGTCATGGACCTCTTCACGTACCCCACGGTGCGCAGGCTGGCCGCTCTGGTGGCCGCCCCGGAGGGCGAGCGCGGTCCCCAGCGGCTGCTGCACCGGCTGACGCCCGAGCGCCGCCCGGTGGCCGGCAGTGTGGTCTGCGCGCCCTACGGCGGTGGCAGCGCGCTGATCTACAAGCCGCTCGCCGAGGCGATGCCGTCCGACTGGGCCCTGCACTCCATCGCCGTACCCGGTCACGAACTGGGCGAAGAGGCGATGGACATCGACGAGGTCGCCCGGCTCTGCGCCGAGGAGATCCTCACCACGGTCACGGGACCGCTGGTGCTCTACGGGCACTGCGGGGTCGGCGTCCGGCTGACCATCGAGATCGCCCGCCGGGTGGAGGCGGCGGGCCGGGAGATCGACGCCGTCCACCTCGGGGGCATCTTCCCGTTCGCCCGCCCGAAGGGCCGTGGCGCGGCGCTGGCCGAGCGCTTCGCCGAGCTGGCCGCCCGTCTCCGCAGCGACCAGGGCATGATCAACGCCCTCGCTTCGGCGGGTCTCGACGTGGACGAGGTCGACGAGGACCAACTGCGGCTGATCGTGCGCAACCGCCGGGTCGGCACCAAGGACGCCGAGCGTTACTTCGGTGAGCTGTACGAGAGCGAGGGCGGGGCCCTCTCGGCTCCGGTGATCGCCGTCTGCGGCGACCGCGATCCGGCCACCGAGTTCTACCAGGAGCGGTTCCGCGAGTGGCACCGGCTCACCGGGACCGCCGCCGTGGTGGTGCTGGACGAGGCCGGGCACTTCTACCTCAAGTACCGCGCGCGGGAGCTGGCCGACATCGTCACCGGGGTGCACCGTTCGGTCGCCGCCGGTCAGGAGGCGCGTCACGAACGGACGGCCGACGCCACCTGGTGGCTGGCGGGCGTCTCCCGCGACGGCGTCCGCACGGATCCGGACCCACGGGCGGAGCCCGTACGGCCGACGAAGCCGGAAGCTTCCGTACGGCTGACCAAGCCGGAGGCATCCGTACGGCCGGGCAAGCCGGAAGCGGCCGAGCGGGCGGGCGCGTCGCGGAAGGGGCGCGCACGCCGACCCGTCCGCCCCACCATGGGACGCTTCCTGGCCGTCGCCACCGGTCAGCAGCTGTCGATGATCGGCTCGGCGCTCACCGAGTTCGCCCTGCCGGTGTGGATCTACCTCCAGACCGGCTCACTGTTCCAGCTCGGTCTGCTCGCCGCCTTCGGTCTGGTGCCCGGCATCGTGGTCGCCCCGCTGGCCGGTGCCGTCGTCGACCGGGGCGACCGCCGCACGGTGATGCTGTGGGGCGACGTCGCGGCCGGGCTCACCCAGGCGGCCCTGCTGGTGCTCTACCTCAGCGGCTCGCTGGAGATCTGGCACTGCTACGTGATGATCTCCGTGCTCTCCACCGCGCTCGCCTTCCAGCGCGTGGCCTGGGGCTCGGCGGTGCCGCAGCTGGTGCCCAAGCGCTTCCTGGGCCGCGCCAACGGTGTCGTACAAATGGCCCTCGGGCTCGCCCAGTTCCTCGTTCCGCTGATCGCGGTCGGCATCCTGCACGTGATCGGCCTCGGCGGCATCCTGGTCTTCGACGTCGTCAGCTACCTGATCGCCACCGGTGTCACGCTGGCGCTGCGGTTCCCCGACGTGATGGCCGCCACCCGCCGCGAGAGCGTGGGCGCCGAGATCCGGGCGGGCTTCCAACGGGCCCTCGGCAGCCGCCACTTCCGGGCGATGCTGTTCTGGTTCGCGGTGCTGAACATCTTCCTCTCTCCTCTGTTCCTGCTCGTCACGCCGTTGGTGCTCTCCTTCTCCACGACCGCCGCCGCGGGCTGGGTGGCCACCGCCGCCGGTCTGGGCGCCGTCCTCGGCGGTCTCACCCTGCTGGTGTGGGGAGGGCCGCGCCGGATGCGGCTGCGCGGTGTCCTGTTCGCCGCCCTCGGTCTCGCCTCGGCCTGCGTCGTCACCGGGCTGCGGCCCTCGGTGGCCGTGGTCGCCGCGGGCGCGTTCGGCATGACGTACGGGCTGGCTCTGCTCAACGGCATCTACGCGACGGTCGTCCAGACCAAGGTGCCGATGCGCTTCCACGGCCGGGTGATCGCGGTGAACACCATGGTCGCCTGGTCCACCCTGCCGGTCGGCTTCGCCCTGGTCGCTCCCTCGGGTCCCGGGCTGCTCCAGCCGCTGATGGACGAGGGCGGTGCGCTGGCCTCCAGCGTCGGCGCGCTGATCGGCACCGGCGACGGGCGCGGCATCGGCCTGCTCTACCTGGTGTTCGGTCTCGCCATGGCCGCACTGGTCCTGATCAGCTTCTGCATTCCCGTCCTGGCCCGCTTCGACCGGGAGGTCCCGGACGCCGACTCCGACGACCTGATCGGCCTCGAAACCCTGCGGTCCCGCGTGAACAGCGGCCGCGTGAACAGCGAGAGAACCTCATGA
- a CDS encoding amino acid adenylation domain-containing protein, whose product MPEALSLTDRTPASPAQQGVWLTERLGLAREAFHMPVRISFQRIDTAALAHAVDALTHRHPALAARVVERDGGVWQEPAAVRPTLVVLEAAADEADVEKQLAEQAALPFALETGPLSRFTLYRRPDASAELLITAHHVVFDGNSKDVLVHDLAQAYELLAQAYELAPLPPNGAPVASPAPPDLVRRAADRYGPRWATATEPVLPGAPRLSTTAQGGETTEWRLDVIETAALAAASDACGTTVFEFLLAALHGLLRRYGGEAVPVSVPLSTRTPELAREIGLFVNELPVFPPVCDASQTFADFAGAVRAELRALYPYRTVPFGTAVPGLSPRVGLAPVSLGYRRRGTGPQFADTGARIDWTVHNRTARNTLHLQIVEAPPSPYASGTPGGGLDFSLQYDPAALAPDVARRIAGHFRALLAGAVAAPDARLVDLPLLDATELRAVTTAPNATERPYPADRTVVDLVRDQARATPEALAVSASGKDLRYRELLARVDQLAAALRAEGVRPGDLVALHLDRTADLPPALLAVLAIGASYLPLDPGYPDERLALVLGDSHAVLLLADREPAPSVAAAAPAVLRLPAPIGQGQEGQAGPAGQTEAASGSDVARPDHVAYVLYTSGSTGRPKGVAVGHRGLVNLLTSFADLLGSGPQHTWLGLTSLSFDISALELFLPLVTGGRLVLAPDGLAVDGPGLLALIGAQGVTHVQATPSGWRVMLAAGASANALSGVTGLVGGEALPLALAHELGRCTARLFNVYGPTETTVWSTCAELPAGRADSTQDSTQAEQVGIGHPIANTQVYVVDEQLTPTPIGVPGELVIGGDGVAHGYLGRPELTTGRFVPNPFGAPDTRLYRTGDRGVRAADGSLRFLGRMDDQVKIRGHRIELGEIESALLEHPDLAQAAVALWTDDDGEPFLAGYTVPAAGARPPAPAALRAHLLRTLPAAMTPQRWLTLERLPLTPNRKLDRRALPLPLPPHDNETALPPAADDGDETTATVRRIWAEVLRLPEVGPEDDLFDLGGHSLTVIQIAARIRDALGVELDFDVFFDVPTPAAIAALVRERP is encoded by the coding sequence ATGCCCGAAGCCCTCTCCCTGACCGACCGCACCCCGGCCTCCCCGGCCCAACAGGGTGTCTGGTTGACCGAACGGTTGGGGCTGGCCCGTGAGGCGTTCCACATGCCTGTCCGGATCTCGTTCCAACGGATCGACACGGCAGCGCTGGCGCACGCGGTGGATGCACTGACACACCGTCACCCGGCCCTCGCGGCACGGGTGGTGGAGAGAGACGGCGGGGTGTGGCAGGAGCCTGCGGCAGTACGGCCGACGCTGGTCGTTCTCGAAGCAGCTGCGGACGAGGCGGACGTGGAGAAGCAGTTGGCGGAACAGGCCGCGCTCCCCTTCGCCCTGGAGACCGGGCCGCTCAGCCGTTTCACCCTGTACCGGCGGCCCGACGCGAGCGCCGAACTCCTGATCACCGCACACCACGTGGTCTTCGACGGCAACTCCAAGGACGTGTTGGTCCACGACCTCGCCCAGGCATACGAGTTGCTCGCCCAGGCATACGAGTTGGCACCCCTGCCCCCGAACGGCGCACCGGTCGCGTCGCCCGCACCGCCGGATCTCGTACGCAGGGCCGCCGACCGGTACGGTCCGCGCTGGGCCACCGCCACCGAACCGGTTCTGCCCGGCGCACCGCGCCTCTCGACCACGGCACAGGGTGGCGAGACGACCGAGTGGCGACTCGACGTCATCGAAACCGCCGCACTGGCGGCGGCGTCCGACGCCTGCGGCACCACCGTCTTCGAGTTCCTGCTCGCGGCCCTGCACGGCCTGCTGCGCCGCTACGGCGGCGAGGCGGTGCCGGTATCCGTTCCGCTCTCCACCCGGACGCCCGAACTCGCCCGCGAAATAGGGCTTTTCGTGAACGAGCTGCCCGTCTTCCCGCCCGTCTGCGACGCCTCGCAGACCTTCGCCGACTTCGCCGGTGCCGTCCGGGCCGAGCTGCGGGCCCTGTACCCGTACCGCACGGTGCCCTTCGGCACGGCCGTCCCCGGACTGAGCCCCCGGGTCGGGCTGGCCCCCGTATCGCTCGGGTACCGAAGACGCGGCACCGGCCCGCAGTTCGCCGACACCGGTGCACGGATCGACTGGACCGTGCACAACCGCACCGCCCGCAACACCCTTCACCTCCAGATCGTCGAGGCTCCCCCGTCCCCGTACGCGTCCGGAACCCCTGGCGGCGGCCTCGACTTCAGTCTTCAGTACGACCCGGCCGCCCTCGCCCCGGACGTCGCCCGCCGGATCGCCGGGCACTTCAGGGCCCTGCTCGCCGGTGCGGTCGCCGCGCCGGACGCGCGGCTCGTGGACCTGCCGCTCCTGGACGCCACGGAACTCCGGGCCGTCACCACCGCGCCCAACGCCACCGAACGGCCCTACCCGGCCGACCGTACCGTCGTCGACCTGGTGCGCGACCAGGCCCGCGCCACCCCCGAGGCGCTGGCCGTCAGCGCTTCGGGAAAGGACCTGCGGTACCGCGAACTCCTTGCCCGCGTCGATCAGTTGGCGGCGGCACTGCGCGCCGAAGGCGTTCGGCCCGGCGACCTGGTCGCCCTCCATCTGGACCGCACCGCCGATCTCCCCCCGGCGCTGCTCGCCGTCCTCGCCATCGGCGCTTCCTACCTGCCGCTGGACCCCGGCTATCCGGACGAGCGCCTCGCGCTCGTCCTGGGCGACTCCCACGCCGTACTGCTGCTCGCCGACCGCGAACCGGCACCCTCGGTGGCCGCCGCCGCTCCGGCCGTCCTGCGCCTTCCCGCGCCGATCGGGCAGGGCCAGGAAGGGCAGGCAGGACCGGCAGGGCAGACGGAGGCTGCGTCCGGCAGCGACGTGGCTCGCCCCGACCACGTGGCGTACGTCCTCTACACCTCCGGCTCCACGGGTCGCCCCAAGGGCGTCGCGGTCGGCCACCGGGGACTGGTCAACCTCCTCACGTCCTTCGCCGACCTCCTCGGCTCCGGCCCCCAGCACACCTGGCTGGGTCTGACCTCGCTCTCGTTCGACATCTCCGCGCTGGAGCTCTTCCTGCCGCTGGTCACCGGCGGACGGCTGGTCCTGGCTCCGGACGGCCTCGCCGTCGACGGCCCCGGCCTGCTCGCACTGATCGGCGCACAGGGCGTCACCCACGTCCAGGCCACCCCGTCCGGCTGGCGGGTCATGCTCGCGGCGGGGGCCTCGGCGAACGCGCTCTCCGGCGTCACCGGGCTGGTGGGCGGCGAGGCCCTGCCGCTCGCCCTCGCCCACGAACTGGGCCGGTGCACCGCCCGGCTGTTCAACGTGTACGGCCCCACCGAGACCACCGTCTGGTCCACCTGCGCCGAACTCCCCGCCGGAAGGGCCGACAGCACCCAAGACAGCACCCAAGCCGAGCAGGTCGGCATCGGGCACCCGATCGCCAACACCCAGGTGTACGTCGTCGACGAGCAGCTCACCCCCACCCCGATCGGTGTCCCCGGCGAGCTGGTGATCGGCGGGGACGGCGTCGCCCACGGCTACCTCGGCCGTCCGGAACTCACCACCGGGCGCTTCGTGCCGAACCCGTTCGGCGCGCCGGACACCCGGTTGTACCGCACCGGGGACCGAGGTGTCCGGGCGGCCGACGGCTCCCTCCGGTTCCTCGGCAGGATGGACGACCAGGTCAAGATCCGCGGCCACCGGATCGAACTCGGCGAGATCGAATCCGCCCTTCTGGAGCATCCGGATCTCGCCCAGGCCGCCGTCGCCCTGTGGACCGACGACGACGGGGAACCCTTCCTCGCCGGTTACACGGTTCCGGCAGCCGGGGCCCGGCCCCCCGCGCCCGCCGCACTGCGCGCGCATCTGCTGCGTACCCTGCCCGCCGCCATGACGCCGCAGCGCTGGCTCACCCTGGAGCGCCTGCCGCTCACCCCGAACCGCAAGCTGGACCGACGCGCGTTGCCCTTGCCCCTGCCCCCGCACGACAACGAAACCGCACTCCCCCCGGCAGCCGACGACGGCGACGAGACGACCGCGACGGTCCGCCGGATCTGGGCCGAGGTGCTGCGCCTTCCCGAAGTCGGCCCCGAGGACGACCTGTTCGACCTCGGCGGGCATTCACTGACGGTCATTCAGATCGCGGCCCGCATCCGTGACGCACTCGGCGTGGAACTGGACTTCGACGTCTTCTTCGACGTTCCGACCCCGGCCGCGATCGCCGCCCTCGTGCGCGAGCGCCCGTAG